From Vitis vinifera cultivar Pinot Noir 40024 chromosome 5, ASM3070453v1, the proteins below share one genomic window:
- the LOC100247030 gene encoding pentatricopeptide repeat-containing protein At1g06140, mitochondrial has protein sequence MEPNPFPPISSRNPTKTLLSLFRFTKTLASNHQLNAQILVNALHRSLLFGPMIFGAYIQLGSLHVASKAFNHITFENLHSWNTILASHSKNKCFYDVLQLFKRMLKEGKLVDSFNLVFAVKACFGLSLFQGAKLFHSLAIKLRLEGDPYVAPALMNVYTELGSLEEAHKVFEEVPLKNSVIWGVMIKGHLNFSEEFGVFELFSRMRRSGFELDPFVVEGLIQACGNVYAGKEGKTFHGLCIKKNFIDSNFFLQTSLVDMYMKCGFLDFALKLFEEISYRDVVVWSAIIAGFARNGRALESISMFRQMLADSVTPNSVTFASIVLACSSLGSLKQGRSVHGYMIRNGVELDVKNYTSFIDMYAKCGCIVTAYRVFCQIPEKNVFSWSTMINGFGMHGLCAEALNLFYEMRSVNQLPNSVTFVSVLSACSHSGRIEEGWSHFKSMSRDYGITPVEEHYACMVDLLGRAGKIDEALSFINNMPTEPGASAWGALLGACRIHRRAELAEEVAKKLLPLESDQSGVYVMLSNIYADVGMWEMVKKTRLKMCEKGIHKIVGFTSIEIEEKLYLFSSEDRFAYKNTQIESLWNSLKERMRELGYVPDLRFVLHDVDDEVKQEVLCGHSEKLAIVFGLLNSGEGMPIRITKNMRVCGDCHTASKFISLITRRKIIMRDVKRFHHVQDGVCSCGDYW, from the coding sequence ATGGAGCCAAATCCGTTCCCCCCCATTTCCTCGCgaaaccccaccaaaaccctaCTCTCTCTCTTCCGTTTCACCAAAACCCTGGCATCTAACCACCAACTAAATGCCCAAATCCTTGTAAATGCTCTCCACCGGTCCCTTCTCTTCGGTCCCATGATCTTCGGCGCCTACATACAATTGGGGTCTCTTCATGTTGCGTCCAAAGCCTTTAATCATATCACTTTCGAGAACCTCCATTCATGGAACACCATACTCGCGAGCCACTCCAAAAACAAGTGTTTTTACGATGTTCTACAGCTTTTTAAACGAATGCTGAAAGAGGGGAAGCTAGTTGATAGTTTCAATTTAGTTTTTGCGGTCAAAGCATGTTTTGGACTGTCACTTTTTCAAGGAGCCAAGTTGTTTCATTCTTTGGCGATCAAGTTGCGATTGGAGGGAGATCCGTATGTTGCACCTGCCCTTATGAACGTTTATACTGAGTTGGGTTCTTTAGAAGAAGCACACAAAGTGTTCGAGGAAGTTCCACTGAAAAATTCAGTAATTTGGGGTGTTATGATAAAAGGACACTTGAATTTCTCAGAGGAATTTGGAGTTTTTGAGTTGTTTTCCAGAATGAGACGCTCTGGATTTGAATTAGACCCGTTCGTGGTGGAGGGCTTGATTCAAGCCTGTGGAAATGTCTATGctggaaaagaagggaaaacatTTCATGGCTTGtgtataaaaaagaattttattgattctaacttttttttgcAGACTTCTCTAGTGGATATGTATATGAAGTGTGGTTTCCTCGACTTTGCActcaaattatttgaagaaatttCTTATAGGGATGTAGTTGTATGGAGTGCCATAATTGCTGGATTTGCAAGAAATGGGAGAGCTTTGGAATCTATTTCCATGTTCAGGCAGATGTTAGCAGACTCGGTGACTCCAAATTCAGTGACATTTGCTAGCATTGTTCTTGCTTGTTCGAGCTTGGGATCTCTGAAGCAAGGAAGGAGTGTTCATGGGTATATGATAAGAAATGGGGTTGAACTTGATGTCAAGAATTATACTTCTTTTATTGACATGTATGCCAAATGTGGTTGTATTGTAACAGCTTACAGAGTTTTCTGTCAGATACCTGAGAAGAATGTATTTTCTTGGAGTACAATGATCAACGGATTTGGCATGCATGGTCTATGCGCAGAAGCTTTGAATCTTTTTTATGAGATGAGATCAGtaaaccaattaccaaattcagtGACATTTGTTTCAGTTCTGTCAGCTTGTAGTCATTCTGGTAGGATTGAAGAAGGATGGAGCCATTTTAAATCAATGAGTAGGGATTATGGAATTACCCCAGTGGAGGAGCATTACGCCTGTATGGTAGATTTATTAGGTAGGGCTGGCAAGATTGATGAAGCTTTATCTTTCATCAATAACATGCCAACTGAACCAGGTGCTAGTGCTTGGGGAGCATTGTTGGGTGCATGTCGAATCCACAGACGAGCTGAATTAGCAGAAGAAGTGGCTAAGAAGCTACTTCCTTTAGAATCTGATCAGTCAGGTGTGTATGTCATGCTTTCTAATATTTACGCTGATGTTGGAATGTGGGAAATGGTGAAGAAGACAAGGCTGAAAATGTGTGAGAAGGGGATTCACAAGATTGTTGGATTTACCTCAATTGAGATCGAGGAGAAGTTATACTTGTTTAGCTCCGAGGATAGATTTGCTTATAAAAACACCCAAATTGAGAGTCTCTGGAATTCTCTTAAAGAGCGCATGAGAGAACTTGGTTATGTGCCTGATCTCAGATTTGTGCTTCATGATGTGGACGATGAGGTGAAGCAGGAAGTTCTTTGTGGCCATAGCGAGAAACTGGCAATTGTATTTGGACTTCTAAATTCTGGAGAAGGTATGCCCATTAGAATCACAAAAAACATGAGAGTTTGTGGTGATTGTCATACAGCAAGCAAGTTCATTTCTTTGATCACAAGAAGGAAAATCATAATGAGGGATGTCAAGAGGTTTCATCATGTGCAAGATGGTGTTTGCTCATGTGGGGACTATTGGTAA